One region of Flavobacterium sp. GSB-24 genomic DNA includes:
- a CDS encoding OsmC family protein: MKFTRRANANWKGTGMEGTGTISTQSTTLDNAQLSFKTRFDQGVGTNPEELIAAAHSGCFTMQLSFLLSEAGFVPEDLSTEAKVTFEDGSITLIQLILNGKVPGISEEDFQKAAQKAKEICPISKLLNTEITLAVTLNA; the protein is encoded by the coding sequence ATGAAATTTACAAGAAGAGCAAACGCAAATTGGAAAGGTACAGGAATGGAAGGAACAGGAACTATCAGTACACAAAGTACTACTTTAGACAATGCTCAGCTGTCTTTTAAAACCCGTTTCGATCAAGGTGTGGGAACGAATCCTGAAGAATTAATCGCAGCGGCACATTCTGGTTGTTTTACTATGCAGTTAAGCTTTTTGCTTTCTGAAGCCGGATTTGTTCCAGAAGATTTAAGTACAGAAGCTAAAGTGACTTTTGAAGATGGAAGTATTACTTTAATACAATTAATACTTAATGGTAAAGTTCCAGGAATTTCAGAAGAAGATTTTCAAAAAGCAGCTCAAAAAGCAAAAGAAATTTGTCCGATATCTAAACTACTAAATACTGAAATTACTTTAGCAGTAACACTAAATGCATAA
- a CDS encoding hybrid sensor histidine kinase/response regulator transcription factor, whose protein sequence is MLKHKTIVLFFCLISAFCTAQPTGLLTHFSNDGKLSQSRVLGIQQDEKGFIWLATFNGLIRYDGNTFRKFKVEQSVPLNIKSNRVSKFKFDNDERIWIQSEKNDVYYFDARELKFHNPTEGDSANHTFDHFKIMPSGKTWLFPESRNYMIVFETNKQVRRVNFDVDKHFGKIRDVFEDKLGTTWFLTDAGICRLNKSAKIPEYFFSNMAGEAGKSNSFNIAEETKEDLWFGGDKGKFIRYNKKSSTFFDLNLGIKDDILLLNIVEDSKVLIVTKSNAFCLYDIKAGKLDTYNAKTLPGLPNENINFLGLTHSRYFWFDTPSAVFQFDLITRKLQRLEVDSSNPATTAGKQKSFLLTSPNGTVWIQSNKGAFAYWDEKQNKLRSVLRCIKESRETVSDVMHTAMFDKLGNLWFCSYKQGLDLITFNNSNFLSLNLRTSADNKKQNVRSLMEDNKKNLWVASRGENIELFDSQKRKIGFLGSDGTLSQNSPGWGADIYSMMQDSKGRIWIGTRGNGVFCLTPKQSSFSFAVQHYKYDEKDKYSISSDDIYKVFQATNGQIYFATWGGGINLVRESNNGISFVSYRNELKNYPIGGADKVRSIVETKEHKIFFVSSYKLFSFSEGNKSPEKLQFKEHFQASGNDILDVIVTSDNRLALATNGKGLILIDIDKQDNVKVKTFWSENFGFPLEGVVGMQEDKFGKIWLMGDNQIVRFDPKNNSCETFPELKSIIGTEIFSEATKCRLSSGEIVSGYSDGVIYFKPEAIKSSTFKPYLAISGFLVNNKELYEVNPETPKNPDLLKEVTLQHDQNFFRVQFSALDYIKNENIVYRYKLEGIDKEWNYIKAGQSINYTNLGRGSYTLLVSSTNGHNLRLDNERQIKITIRPSIWGTNLAYFCYFLLGIGLFLLIRRAVLTILKLRNDVRVEKEVSELKLNFFTDISHEIRTPLTMITAPLEVMLSDDQIDNSVKSQLRVIEKYSTKLLNLVNQILDLRRMQDRKLEVREIDLGQFVSEVCDGFAETSIQRNIRLKVSISETKPHIWADPDSLDKILVNLLSNAFKYCKKGNSIEVKVEESEKKVSLKVSDNGPGINSVVQKKLFVRFSNYNENPFNPSTGIGLSIVKDSVEKHGAEISLETTLGKGSSFEISFQKGYSHFSNAVDIVFEETDEHLAEDELTTEEHIETEIREKPIGLVVEDDPELRKFIVSILESDYTIYIAENGEEGHLKAAELSPDFIISDIMMPELDGIEMLKIIRNNFAISHVPVILLSAKTAIESKLQGMEYGADDYITKPFNVSFLKARVKNVLEQRIRLQQLYSTGRIAEIEVEKPLQISNRDNKFMLQVIELVKENISKSDFSVDELGKLMCMSRASFFNKLKSITGVSPVVFIRDMRLNEAAELLKNEDLLIKEICFEVGFNDLKYFGKCFRAKYNYTPVEYRKQFR, encoded by the coding sequence ATGCTGAAACATAAAACCATTGTCTTATTTTTTTGTTTGATAAGTGCATTTTGTACTGCTCAGCCAACAGGTCTTCTTACTCATTTTTCAAATGATGGTAAGTTAAGCCAATCAAGAGTTTTAGGAATTCAGCAAGATGAGAAAGGATTTATTTGGCTGGCAACTTTCAATGGACTGATTCGTTATGATGGAAATACTTTTCGAAAATTTAAAGTAGAACAAAGCGTGCCTTTAAATATAAAGTCTAATCGTGTCTCTAAATTTAAGTTTGATAATGATGAAAGAATTTGGATTCAGTCTGAGAAAAATGATGTCTATTATTTTGATGCAAGAGAACTAAAATTTCATAATCCTACAGAAGGAGATTCTGCTAATCATACTTTTGACCATTTTAAAATTATGCCTTCTGGAAAGACCTGGCTTTTTCCTGAAAGTAGAAACTACATGATCGTTTTTGAAACTAACAAACAGGTTAGACGAGTTAATTTTGATGTGGATAAGCATTTCGGAAAAATTAGAGATGTTTTTGAAGATAAGTTAGGAACGACTTGGTTTTTAACAGATGCAGGTATTTGCAGGTTAAATAAGTCTGCTAAAATACCGGAGTATTTCTTTTCGAATATGGCAGGAGAAGCTGGAAAGTCTAATTCATTTAATATTGCTGAAGAAACAAAGGAAGATCTTTGGTTTGGCGGTGATAAAGGAAAGTTTATACGATACAATAAAAAATCAAGTACTTTCTTTGACTTGAATTTAGGAATCAAAGATGATATTCTATTATTGAATATTGTCGAAGACAGTAAGGTATTGATAGTTACAAAAAGTAACGCCTTTTGTTTGTATGATATAAAAGCAGGTAAACTCGATACTTATAATGCTAAAACACTGCCGGGACTGCCTAATGAAAATATCAATTTTTTAGGATTAACGCATTCAAGATATTTTTGGTTTGATACTCCATCGGCAGTATTTCAGTTTGATTTAATTACCCGAAAATTACAACGATTAGAAGTCGATTCCAGTAATCCCGCTACAACAGCCGGTAAACAAAAAAGTTTTCTGTTAACCTCGCCAAACGGAACAGTCTGGATTCAGTCCAATAAAGGAGCTTTTGCTTACTGGGACGAAAAACAGAATAAGTTACGTTCTGTACTGCGATGTATTAAGGAATCAAGGGAAACTGTATCAGATGTTATGCATACCGCAATGTTTGATAAATTAGGAAATCTTTGGTTTTGTTCTTATAAGCAGGGATTGGACTTAATTACATTTAATAACAGTAATTTTTTGTCATTAAACTTAAGGACATCCGCAGATAACAAAAAGCAAAATGTCCGCAGTCTGATGGAAGACAATAAGAAGAATCTTTGGGTAGCAAGCCGCGGTGAAAATATTGAATTGTTTGATTCGCAAAAAAGAAAGATCGGTTTCTTGGGTTCTGACGGAACATTATCACAAAACAGTCCAGGCTGGGGCGCAGATATTTACAGTATGATGCAGGACTCTAAAGGCAGAATATGGATTGGAACACGCGGAAATGGCGTTTTCTGTCTTACTCCCAAACAATCCTCTTTCAGTTTTGCAGTACAACATTATAAATATGATGAAAAGGATAAGTATAGTATTAGTTCAGATGATATTTATAAAGTTTTTCAAGCAACAAACGGCCAAATTTATTTCGCTACTTGGGGAGGCGGAATTAATTTAGTTCGTGAGTCAAACAACGGAATCAGTTTTGTGAGTTATAGAAACGAACTGAAAAACTATCCAATTGGCGGAGCAGATAAAGTTCGTTCAATCGTTGAAACCAAAGAGCACAAAATCTTTTTTGTATCTTCTTATAAATTATTTTCTTTTTCAGAAGGAAATAAATCACCAGAAAAATTACAATTTAAAGAACATTTTCAGGCTTCTGGAAATGATATTCTTGATGTAATTGTTACTTCTGATAATCGTTTGGCATTGGCTACAAACGGAAAAGGATTGATTCTGATTGATATAGATAAGCAGGATAACGTAAAGGTGAAAACATTTTGGAGTGAAAATTTCGGTTTTCCACTAGAAGGTGTTGTCGGTATGCAGGAGGATAAATTTGGGAAAATATGGCTGATGGGGGATAATCAGATAGTTCGTTTTGATCCTAAAAATAATAGCTGCGAAACATTTCCGGAGTTAAAATCTATCATTGGAACCGAAATATTTTCCGAAGCAACAAAATGCAGATTATCAAGCGGTGAAATTGTTTCAGGTTATTCAGATGGAGTTATTTATTTTAAACCAGAAGCAATTAAATCGTCGACATTTAAACCTTATCTGGCGATATCTGGATTTTTAGTAAATAATAAAGAATTGTACGAAGTAAATCCTGAGACACCCAAAAATCCTGATTTATTAAAGGAAGTCACGCTGCAGCACGATCAGAATTTTTTCAGGGTTCAGTTTTCTGCATTAGATTATATCAAAAATGAAAACATTGTTTATCGCTACAAATTAGAAGGAATTGATAAAGAATGGAATTACATTAAAGCAGGACAATCTATTAATTATACCAATCTGGGGAGAGGAAGTTATACACTTTTAGTTTCCTCTACAAATGGGCACAATTTAAGGCTGGACAACGAGAGACAGATTAAAATTACAATCCGACCTTCAATTTGGGGAACCAACTTGGCGTATTTCTGTTATTTTTTATTGGGCATTGGTTTGTTTTTATTAATTCGAAGAGCGGTTTTAACAATTTTAAAACTGCGTAACGATGTAAGGGTTGAAAAAGAAGTAAGTGAATTGAAATTGAATTTCTTTACTGATATTTCACATGAAATTCGCACGCCTCTCACCATGATTACTGCTCCTTTAGAAGTAATGCTTTCAGATGATCAAATAGATAATTCGGTTAAATCACAGCTTCGTGTTATCGAAAAATACAGTACTAAGCTGCTCAATCTTGTCAATCAGATTTTAGACTTGAGAAGAATGCAGGATAGAAAATTAGAAGTTCGTGAAATAGATCTAGGGCAATTTGTGTCTGAAGTTTGTGACGGTTTTGCAGAAACCAGCATTCAGCGTAACATAAGATTAAAAGTAAGTATTAGTGAAACCAAACCGCATATATGGGCAGATCCAGATAGTCTTGATAAAATTTTAGTCAATCTGCTGTCGAATGCTTTTAAATACTGCAAAAAAGGAAATTCGATTGAAGTAAAAGTAGAAGAATCTGAAAAAAAGGTTTCTTTAAAAGTGAGCGATAATGGTCCGGGAATCAATTCGGTAGTTCAAAAAAAGTTATTTGTCCGTTTTTCAAATTACAATGAAAATCCTTTTAATCCAAGTACCGGAATAGGTCTTTCAATCGTAAAAGATTCTGTTGAAAAACATGGTGCAGAAATTTCACTTGAAACAACACTGGGTAAAGGAAGCAGTTTTGAAATTTCTTTTCAAAAAGGATACAGCCATTTTTCTAATGCGGTAGATATAGTGTTTGAAGAAACAGACGAACATTTGGCTGAGGATGAATTAACAACAGAAGAACATATTGAAACAGAAATAAGAGAAAAACCTATTGGTCTGGTGGTTGAAGATGATCCTGAATTGAGAAAGTTTATTGTTTCAATTTTAGAAAGTGATTATACCATTTATATAGCAGAAAACGGAGAAGAAGGACATTTAAAAGCGGCAGAATTATCTCCAGATTTTATAATCAGCGATATTATGATGCCTGAATTAGACGGGATAGAAATGCTTAAAATTATCCGAAACAACTTTGCAATCAGTCATGTTCCGGTGATTTTACTTAGTGCAAAAACAGCAATTGAAAGTAAATTGCAAGGAATGGAATACGGTGCAGATGATTATATTACAAAACCTTTTAATGTAAGTTTTTTAAAAGCAAGAGTAAAAAATGTTTTAGAACAGCGTATTCGTCTGCAGCAGTTGTATTCTACAGGAAGAATTGCTGAAATAGAAGTGGAGAAACCATTGCAGATTTCCAATAGAGACAATAAATTTATGCTTCAAGTAATTGAATTGGTGAAAGAAAACATTTCTAAATCTGATTTTTCTGTTGATGAATTAGGGAAATTAATGTGCATGTCACGCGCTAGTTTTTTTAATAAACTTAAAAGTATTACAGGTGTTTCTCCAGTTGTTTTTATTCGAGATATGCGGCTGAATGAAGCTGCAGAGCTTCTTAAAAATGAAGATCTGCTGATTAAAGAAATTTGTTTTGAAGTTGGTTTTAATGATTTAAAATACTTCGGAAAATGCTTTAGAGCAAAATACAATTATACTCCTGTAGAATATCGTAAACAATTCCGTTAG
- a CDS encoding TonB-dependent receptor, translating to MKIKKYIWSILAVLLLTCSAYAQKRVTVTGTVRDNMGLIPGATIIVKNENTNTVTDFDGKFSIAVTDPETAVLIVKFIGLTDETVALKGRTSGITVQMKESSSELNEVVIIGYGTQKRKNLTGAISSIKGTELAKVPTASVAEALVGRLPGVQVTTADGSPGSEVMIRVRGGGSITEDNSPLILVDGFEVANLNDIPPTDIESVEVLKDAASTAVYGARGANGVILVTTKVPKAGKVSVNIHNYTQIKTLANHLDVMDPYEFVMMQYEYERQRNSNPTGFYNNYGRANELYIYKGNKGTDWQDEIFGSNPITRYTDINVNGGSEKTKFKFTFVNQEQPGALIGTGMRQNYLYLILNSKLTDNLTFEYQTRLTNQTIDGSGTEGVSLLRALREAPTAGLEDYMTLPDDNTYFDPEDYEIRARFNPIEESEKNYRERTTRTFNTTGALTWTIKKGLTLRSSFGYEYKYSEDGRFWGTDTGTANANNNLPVVYWSMTQSPRWQLNNVLNYGFKLKEKHDFQLMLGQEIKDQESSAKFYRTRYFPEEISGSKALDNLALGTPFDNGSIAGSPNRISSFFGRVNYGFDERYLFTFTVRTDGSTKFGPDNRWGVFPAGAFAWRVSNESFLKDSKVVSNLKARVSYGASGNDRISGDLYAKYYGVSRDRSVGWGEENHYYYNFYNDKYLNNPNVKWETTYTANLGLDFGFFNERLTGSLDFYHNKVKDLLVPSDIASVSGFTKMMTNVGQTSNKGIEFAITGNVIRKKDFQLDLTFNIGHNKNKIDKLSSGEQEWILSSGWAGTQLLNDDDYRAYVGGTKGLIFGFENDGFYTMDDFESFDSVTRTWKLKDGVANSKNLSGDPRPGNAKFKKLTAVDPSDPNTYVIGDKDRKVIGDTNPNFSGGFGLNAVWKNFDLSAFFNFMSGFDVYNANKIMMTSWYQNTQNNLGMEVGLNNRWRNFDDMGNDLRYSPEMLAKQNENATMWNPTSIGRPIAMSYAVEDGSFLRLNNLSIGYTIPKQNSSKVGFSRIRLYVTGSNLFVWTNYSGYDPEVNLETGLTPNIDYNAYPRTRNYAFGVQLSF from the coding sequence ATGAAGATAAAAAAATATATCTGGAGCATTTTAGCCGTGTTACTTTTAACATGCAGCGCGTATGCTCAGAAGCGTGTAACCGTGACGGGTACAGTAAGGGATAATATGGGGCTGATTCCCGGCGCAACGATTATAGTAAAAAATGAAAATACAAATACAGTAACCGATTTTGATGGTAAATTCAGCATTGCCGTGACAGATCCAGAAACAGCCGTTTTGATTGTCAAATTTATTGGTTTGACAGATGAAACTGTAGCGTTAAAAGGACGCACATCTGGCATTACTGTTCAAATGAAAGAATCTAGCAGTGAGCTGAACGAAGTCGTAATTATTGGTTATGGTACGCAAAAGCGTAAAAATCTAACAGGAGCAATTTCGAGTATTAAAGGTACAGAATTAGCAAAAGTTCCAACAGCATCGGTAGCTGAAGCTTTGGTAGGAAGACTTCCAGGTGTGCAAGTTACAACTGCCGATGGTTCTCCAGGATCTGAAGTTATGATTAGAGTTCGCGGCGGCGGATCTATTACAGAAGATAACTCACCATTAATCTTGGTTGACGGATTTGAAGTTGCCAACTTAAATGATATTCCGCCAACAGATATCGAATCTGTAGAAGTTTTAAAAGATGCTGCATCAACAGCTGTTTATGGAGCGAGAGGTGCCAACGGAGTAATTTTGGTTACTACAAAAGTCCCAAAGGCAGGAAAAGTTTCGGTAAACATTCATAATTATACACAAATAAAAACGCTTGCCAATCACCTTGATGTAATGGATCCGTATGAGTTCGTAATGATGCAGTATGAATACGAACGTCAGCGTAACTCAAATCCAACTGGATTTTATAACAATTACGGACGTGCCAATGAATTATACATTTATAAAGGCAACAAAGGAACAGACTGGCAGGACGAAATATTTGGAAGTAACCCAATTACCAGATATACCGATATAAACGTTAACGGAGGAAGTGAAAAAACGAAATTCAAATTCACATTTGTCAATCAAGAGCAGCCGGGAGCATTGATAGGAACTGGTATGCGCCAAAACTATCTTTATTTAATCTTGAATTCAAAATTAACAGACAATCTTACTTTCGAATATCAAACCCGTTTGACAAATCAAACAATAGACGGTTCTGGAACAGAAGGTGTTAGTTTGCTTCGAGCTTTACGCGAAGCACCAACGGCAGGTTTAGAAGATTATATGACTTTACCAGATGATAATACTTATTTTGATCCAGAAGATTATGAAATACGTGCGCGTTTCAACCCAATAGAAGAATCAGAAAAGAATTACCGTGAACGAACTACACGAACTTTTAATACTACCGGAGCATTAACCTGGACTATCAAAAAAGGTTTAACACTGCGTTCTTCATTTGGTTATGAATACAAATACAGTGAAGATGGTCGTTTCTGGGGTACAGATACAGGTACAGCCAATGCAAATAATAATCTGCCTGTTGTATATTGGTCTATGACTCAGTCGCCGAGATGGCAGTTGAACAATGTTTTAAACTACGGATTCAAATTAAAAGAAAAACACGATTTTCAATTAATGCTTGGGCAGGAAATTAAAGATCAGGAAAGTTCTGCCAAATTTTACCGCACGCGTTATTTCCCAGAAGAAATCTCAGGTTCAAAAGCTTTAGATAATCTGGCATTAGGAACTCCTTTTGATAACGGTTCAATCGCAGGTTCTCCAAATAGAATTTCTTCCTTTTTCGGACGTGTAAATTACGGATTCGACGAAAGATATCTTTTTACGTTTACTGTTCGTACGGATGGTTCTACAAAGTTTGGACCTGATAATAGATGGGGAGTATTTCCTGCGGGAGCTTTTGCCTGGAGAGTTTCAAACGAAAGTTTCTTAAAAGACAGCAAAGTGGTTTCCAACTTAAAAGCTCGTGTAAGTTATGGAGCATCTGGAAATGACAGAATCAGCGGCGATTTATATGCGAAATATTACGGCGTATCTAGAGACCGTTCTGTAGGATGGGGAGAAGAAAATCATTATTACTATAATTTTTATAATGACAAATACTTAAACAATCCAAATGTAAAATGGGAGACAACTTATACCGCCAACTTAGGTCTTGATTTCGGTTTCTTTAACGAACGCCTTACAGGTAGTCTTGATTTTTATCACAATAAAGTAAAAGATTTATTAGTGCCGTCAGATATTGCTTCTGTATCTGGTTTTACAAAAATGATGACAAACGTTGGACAGACTTCTAACAAAGGAATTGAGTTTGCAATTACAGGAAATGTTATTAGAAAAAAAGATTTTCAGCTTGATTTAACTTTTAATATCGGACACAACAAAAACAAAATTGATAAGCTTTCAAGCGGAGAACAGGAATGGATTCTTAGTTCTGGCTGGGCAGGAACACAATTACTAAATGACGACGATTACCGTGCTTATGTTGGTGGTACAAAAGGTTTGATTTTTGGTTTTGAAAATGATGGCTTCTACACAATGGATGATTTCGAATCTTTTGATTCAGTTACAAGAACATGGAAATTGAAAGACGGTGTAGCAAACTCAAAAAATCTTTCTGGAGATCCGCGTCCTGGAAATGCTAAATTCAAAAAACTTACAGCTGTTGATCCGTCAGATCCAAATACGTATGTAATTGGTGATAAAGACAGAAAAGTTATTGGAGATACTAATCCTAATTTCTCAGGAGGATTTGGTTTAAATGCAGTTTGGAAAAACTTTGATTTATCTGCATTCTTCAATTTCATGTCAGGTTTTGATGTGTATAATGCCAACAAAATCATGATGACTTCATGGTATCAAAACACACAAAATAATTTAGGGATGGAAGTAGGTTTGAATAACCGCTGGAGAAATTTTGATGACATGGGGAACGATCTTCGCTATTCACCAGAAATGCTGGCGAAACAAAACGAAAATGCTACAATGTGGAATCCGACCAGTATCGGGCGTCCTATTGCAATGTCTTATGCCGTTGAAGATGGTTCGTTTCTTCGATTAAATAATCTGAGTATCGGATATACAATTCCAAAACAAAACAGCAGTAAAGTGGGATTCAGCAGAATTAGACTTTATGTAACTGGAAGTAACTTATTTGTTTGGACAAATTATTCTGGATATGATCCTGAAGTAAATCTGGAAACAGGCCTAACACCAAATATTGATTACAATGCCTATCCAAGAACTCGTAACTACGCTTTTGGAGTGCAGCTGTCATTTTAA
- a CDS encoding glycoside hydrolase family 3 C-terminal domain-containing protein: MLNFLALNTFAQENAAFKNPNLPIEQRVDDLVSRMTIDEKINQLMDSAPAIDRLGMPEYNWWNESLHGVARAGYATVFPQSISIASSWDRQLIFDVASAISDEARAKHHEYLRRGQHGIYQGLTFWSPNINIFRDPRWGRGHETYGEDPFLTSQLGLNYVNGLQGTDKKYFKVIATAKHFAVHSGPEPSRHQFNVDVSDIDLYETYLPAFRTLVKDGHVYSVMGAYNRFRGESCSASPFLFNILRNDWGFKGYIVSDCGAVTDIWKYHKITNDAASASALAVKEGLDLECGSSYKSLKEALDRKLLTEADIDTAIKRLFTARFKLGMFDPDEIVPYAQIPYSVNNNSANDWLARTASQKSIVLLKNQNNTLPLSKDIKTIAVIGPNANDIQSLWGNYSGVPSNPITVLKGIQNKIEPNAKVLYAKGTDLAKGVPEMNVIPSIYFQNEKGTQGLTGEYFDNTEWQGKPLFVRNDDNIDFHWDINTPDPRMKMGNYSVKWSGYITVPKTGIYNISDWSKPFMTIDIETGKTTGGKNNHHPRIRPQKITLEAGKKYKIEVKYQNFYGDAIAQLLWAEPQENALEKAVQTANQADAVVLVLGLNERLEGEEMKVEADGFEGGDRTSLNLPANQEELMKAIKATGKPVILVLINGSALSINWANDNIPAILTAGYPGQQGGNAIADVLFGDYNPAGRLPVTYYKSVDQLPDFENYDMKGRTYRYFTKDPLYPFGFGLSYTKFKYSNLQIPANASAETDLKVSVDVTNIGDRDGDEVVELYIKDEKASTPRPICQLEGFERIHLKKGETKTVSFTINSRQLSLINKKKQRVVEPGWFTISIGGKQPDGSSDIQTGRINITGKELLLDK, encoded by the coding sequence ATGCTAAACTTCCTTGCATTAAACACTTTTGCACAAGAAAACGCTGCATTTAAAAATCCAAATTTACCTATTGAACAACGCGTTGACGATTTGGTCTCCCGAATGACAATCGATGAAAAAATAAATCAATTAATGGATTCAGCTCCTGCTATAGATCGTCTGGGCATGCCAGAATACAATTGGTGGAACGAATCACTGCATGGTGTTGCGCGTGCGGGATATGCTACCGTTTTTCCGCAATCTATTTCTATTGCCTCATCTTGGGACCGACAGTTAATTTTTGATGTTGCGAGTGCTATTTCTGATGAAGCGCGCGCCAAACATCATGAATATTTAAGACGAGGACAGCATGGCATTTATCAGGGATTGACTTTTTGGTCTCCAAATATCAACATCTTTCGTGATCCACGCTGGGGACGCGGACATGAAACTTATGGAGAAGATCCTTTTTTAACCAGCCAGCTCGGACTTAATTACGTTAACGGACTTCAAGGTACTGATAAAAAATATTTTAAAGTAATTGCTACTGCCAAACATTTTGCTGTTCATTCTGGCCCAGAACCATCTCGCCATCAATTTAATGTCGATGTGAGTGATATTGACCTTTATGAAACGTATCTTCCTGCTTTTCGTACTCTGGTAAAAGACGGTCATGTTTATTCTGTAATGGGAGCTTACAACCGATTTAGAGGCGAATCATGCAGTGCAAGTCCGTTTTTATTCAATATCCTTAGAAATGATTGGGGATTTAAAGGTTATATCGTTTCCGACTGCGGTGCTGTAACTGATATTTGGAAATATCATAAAATAACCAATGATGCGGCTTCAGCTTCGGCTCTAGCAGTAAAAGAAGGTTTAGATTTAGAATGTGGCAGCAGTTACAAATCACTAAAAGAAGCGCTTGACCGAAAATTGCTGACAGAAGCGGATATTGATACTGCCATAAAACGTTTGTTTACCGCTCGTTTTAAATTAGGAATGTTTGATCCTGATGAAATTGTTCCTTATGCTCAAATTCCATACTCCGTAAATAATAATTCTGCAAATGACTGGCTTGCTCGTACAGCTTCTCAAAAAAGTATTGTTCTTTTAAAAAATCAAAATAATACATTACCGCTTTCTAAAGACATCAAAACAATTGCTGTAATTGGACCAAACGCAAATGATATACAGTCACTATGGGGAAATTACAGTGGTGTTCCGAGCAATCCAATTACTGTTCTTAAGGGGATTCAAAACAAAATTGAACCTAATGCAAAGGTATTGTATGCAAAAGGGACAGACCTTGCAAAAGGTGTTCCTGAGATGAATGTTATTCCGTCTATTTACTTTCAAAATGAAAAAGGAACTCAAGGCTTAACAGGAGAATATTTTGATAACACTGAATGGCAGGGAAAACCACTTTTTGTTCGTAATGATGATAATATAGATTTTCATTGGGACATTAACACACCTGATCCGCGTATGAAAATGGGAAATTATAGCGTAAAATGGTCTGGTTATATAACGGTTCCAAAAACAGGAATTTACAATATTTCTGACTGGTCAAAACCTTTTATGACCATAGATATTGAAACGGGGAAAACTACTGGCGGTAAAAACAATCATCACCCGAGAATTCGTCCACAGAAAATTACATTAGAAGCTGGAAAAAAATATAAAATTGAAGTGAAATACCAAAACTTCTACGGCGATGCAATTGCGCAGCTTTTATGGGCCGAACCACAAGAAAATGCATTAGAAAAAGCGGTTCAAACTGCCAATCAAGCGGATGCTGTGGTTTTGGTATTGGGATTAAATGAACGTTTGGAAGGTGAAGAAATGAAAGTGGAAGCGGATGGTTTTGAAGGCGGAGACCGTACCAGCCTTAACTTACCAGCAAATCAGGAAGAATTGATGAAAGCAATAAAAGCAACTGGAAAACCTGTTATTTTAGTTTTAATAAACGGAAGTGCTCTTTCTATAAATTGGGCAAATGATAATATTCCTGCTATTTTAACAGCTGGATATCCAGGGCAGCAAGGCGGTAATGCAATTGCAGATGTACTTTTTGGTGATTATAATCCAGCCGGCAGATTACCTGTTACGTACTATAAATCTGTAGACCAGCTGCCAGATTTCGAAAATTATGACATGAAAGGCCGTACGTACCGCTATTTTACAAAAGATCCTCTTTATCCTTTTGGATTTGGTTTGAGTTATACTAAATTCAAGTACAGCAATTTACAAATTCCTGCAAATGCAAGTGCAGAAACAGACTTAAAAGTATCGGTTGATGTAACCAATATTGGTGACCGCGATGGAGATGAAGTTGTTGAATTGTATATAAAAGATGAAAAAGCCTCTACTCCGAGACCAATATGTCAGTTAGAAGGTTTTGAGCGAATTCATCTTAAAAAAGGAGAAACAAAAACAGTTAGTTTTACAATTAATTCGAGACAATTATCTTTAATCAATAAGAAAAAACAACGTGTTGTAGAACCAGGATGGTTTACGATCTCAATTGGAGGAAAACAGCCAGATGGTTCGAGCGATATTCAAACTGGCCGAATAAATATTACAGGAAAAGAATTATTACTGGATAAATAG